From Xiphophorus maculatus strain JP 163 A chromosome 12, X_maculatus-5.0-male, whole genome shotgun sequence, the proteins below share one genomic window:
- the LOC102234380 gene encoding dual specificity protein phosphatase 26-like: MSYSSKLPASWNDERPRRKVEIDLSSPGLAVFELERLLFTGKAIISHADEVWPRLYIGDQHSAENLADLSRHRFTHILNAAHSKRRGQPTTYEQMKITYMGIEAHDSCNYDMSINFQAAADFIHRGLSTGGKVLVHCHVGVSRSATLVLAYLMLKQKLSLVEAICAVKDNRGVIPNRGFLRQLIKLDRQLFGKYH, translated from the exons ATGTCCTACTCATCCAAGCTTCCCGCTTCCTGGAATGATGAACGACCACGTCGGAAAGTGGAAATCGATCTCAGCTCGCCTGGTTTGGCAGTGTTTGAGTTGGAAAGACTGCTGTTCACAGGCAAAGCCATCATCAGCCATGCAGATGAGGTGTGGCCGAGGCTTTACATCGGGGACCA acacAGCGCAGAAAACCTTGCGGATCTGTCCAGGCATCGCTTCACTCATATCCTGAATGCAGCTCACAGCAAACGAAGGGGGCAACCAACCACATACGAGCAAATGAAGATCACCTACATGGGCATCGAGGCACACGACTCCTGCAACTACGACATGAGCATCAACTTTCAGGCTGCAGCAGACTTCATCCACAGAGGACTAAGCACAGGAG GGAAAGTTCTGGTGCATTGTCATGTGGGAGTCAGTCGCTCTGCCACCCTGGTGCTGGCTTACCTGATGCTGAAGCAGAAGCTCTCTCTTGTGGAGGCTATTTGTGCTGTGAAAGACAATCGGGGTGTGATCCCAAACAGAGGATTCCTCCGACAGCTCATTAAACTGGACAGGCAGCTCTTTGGCAAATATCATTAA